In Horticoccus luteus, the following proteins share a genomic window:
- the carB gene encoding carbamoyl-phosphate synthase large subunit — protein MPKRTDLKSILIIGAGPIVIGQACEFDYSGTQACKALREEGYRVILVNSNPATIMTDPEFADVTYIEPLTVPFLEKIIAAERPSALLPTLGGQTALNLSMDLDKAGILAKYGVEMIGAKPDAIAKGEDRELFKQAMVKIGLDVARSRTVKSMEEARAAAEMLAMYPLIIRPSFTLGGSGGGIAYNREEFELIVANGLDLSPVHEVLVEECLLGWKEYEMEVMRDHKDQCVVICSIENFDPMGVHTGDSITVAPAMTLTDKEYQVMRDASFAVIREIGVETGGSNIQFSVDPVTGRMVVIEMNPRVSRSSALASKATGFPIAKIAAKLAVGYALDELRNDITRLTPASFEPTIDYIVTKIPRFTFEKFPGADTTLTSAMKSVGEAMAIGRTFKESMQKCLRSLEIGARGFGGGGKHGGDEPVEEKVINAKLGTPNAERIFYIRHAFRAGYSVERIFDLTKIDPWFLVQLREIWEMEEAVRGQTIENIDPVLLRRAKQFGFSDVQLAHLLGSDFAAVRAARRQRGIETTYRLVDTCAAEFEAFTPYYYSSYGDENEILPPTGKKKIMILGGGPNRIGQGIEFDYCCVHASFALRELGYESVMVNSNPETVSTDYDTSDRLYFEPLTLEDVLEIYQQEKCDGAIVQFGGQTPLNLASALKANGVNIIGTSPESIEIAEDRKLFVNILNKLGLKQPDNRTALSENEALTSAAEIGYPVLVRPSFVLGGRGMFILYSEDELKAVVRQVFDVMPGKPVLIDKFLEDAIELDVDCISDGETSVIGGMLEHIEYAGVHSGDAAMVMPPHTLNADMLATVRRATYALAKELNVVGLMNIQFAIKGAQLYVLEVNPRASRTVPFVAKAIGIPLAKLAAKVMTGAKLKDLGFTREQTPRHWCVKEAVFPFVRFPGATIALGPEMRSTGEVMGLDADLGVAFAKAQAAAKPGLPTKGNVFLSVKDADKPRAIEIARTLEQFGFTIFSTSGTAQTLLDAGLAVKRVAKLSEGRPNTVDLIKNGQIQMVINTPNGMIPRRDENAIRSAAYAHNVCIMTTITGAAAAVEGIRALREKHVGVKPIQQYRGNVVVV, from the coding sequence ATGCCCAAACGAACTGATCTGAAGTCCATTCTTATTATCGGCGCTGGCCCCATCGTCATCGGTCAGGCGTGCGAGTTTGATTATTCCGGCACCCAAGCCTGCAAGGCCCTCCGTGAAGAAGGCTACCGCGTCATCCTGGTGAACTCCAATCCGGCCACGATCATGACCGACCCGGAGTTCGCCGATGTCACCTACATCGAGCCGCTCACCGTTCCCTTTCTCGAGAAAATCATCGCCGCCGAGCGCCCGTCCGCCCTCCTCCCGACCCTGGGTGGACAGACGGCCCTCAACCTGTCGATGGACCTCGATAAAGCCGGCATCCTCGCGAAATACGGCGTGGAGATGATCGGCGCGAAACCCGACGCGATCGCCAAGGGCGAAGACCGCGAGTTGTTCAAGCAGGCCATGGTCAAAATCGGCCTCGACGTCGCCCGCTCGCGCACCGTCAAGTCGATGGAAGAAGCCCGCGCGGCCGCGGAAATGTTGGCGATGTATCCGCTCATCATCCGCCCTTCCTTTACGCTCGGCGGCTCCGGCGGCGGCATCGCCTACAACCGCGAAGAGTTCGAACTCATCGTCGCCAACGGCCTGGACCTCTCCCCCGTGCACGAAGTCCTCGTCGAGGAATGCCTCCTCGGCTGGAAGGAATACGAGATGGAGGTGATGCGCGATCACAAGGATCAGTGCGTCGTCATCTGCTCCATCGAGAATTTCGATCCGATGGGCGTCCACACCGGCGACTCGATCACCGTCGCGCCGGCGATGACGCTCACCGACAAGGAATATCAGGTCATGCGCGATGCCTCCTTCGCGGTCATCCGCGAGATCGGCGTCGAGACCGGCGGCTCCAACATCCAGTTTTCCGTCGATCCTGTGACCGGCCGCATGGTCGTCATCGAGATGAATCCGCGGGTGTCGCGCTCGTCCGCCCTCGCGTCGAAAGCCACAGGCTTTCCCATCGCGAAAATCGCCGCCAAGCTCGCCGTCGGCTACGCCCTCGACGAACTGCGCAACGATATCACCCGCCTCACCCCGGCCAGTTTCGAACCGACGATCGACTACATCGTCACGAAAATCCCGCGCTTCACGTTCGAGAAATTCCCGGGCGCTGACACCACCCTCACCTCCGCCATGAAGTCCGTCGGCGAGGCGATGGCCATCGGCCGCACGTTTAAGGAATCGATGCAAAAGTGCCTTCGCTCGCTGGAAATCGGCGCCCGCGGCTTCGGCGGCGGTGGCAAGCACGGCGGCGACGAACCCGTCGAAGAAAAGGTGATCAACGCCAAGCTCGGCACGCCCAACGCCGAACGGATCTTCTACATCCGCCACGCCTTTCGCGCCGGTTACTCCGTCGAGCGGATTTTTGATCTCACGAAGATCGATCCTTGGTTCCTCGTGCAACTGCGCGAGATCTGGGAGATGGAGGAAGCCGTCCGCGGACAAACCATCGAAAACATCGACCCGGTGCTCCTGCGCCGCGCGAAACAATTTGGTTTCTCCGATGTGCAACTCGCGCACCTCCTCGGCAGTGATTTCGCCGCCGTCCGCGCCGCGCGCCGCCAGCGCGGCATCGAGACCACGTATCGTCTCGTCGACACCTGCGCCGCCGAATTTGAGGCATTCACGCCGTATTATTATTCGAGCTACGGCGACGAAAACGAGATCCTGCCGCCGACGGGCAAAAAGAAGATCATGATCCTCGGCGGCGGTCCCAACCGCATCGGCCAGGGCATCGAATTCGACTACTGCTGCGTTCATGCCAGCTTCGCCCTGCGCGAACTCGGCTACGAAAGCGTCATGGTCAACTCCAACCCGGAGACCGTTTCGACCGACTACGATACGAGCGACCGCCTCTATTTCGAGCCGCTCACGCTCGAAGACGTGCTCGAAATTTATCAGCAGGAGAAATGCGACGGCGCCATCGTGCAGTTCGGCGGCCAGACCCCGCTGAATCTCGCGAGCGCCTTGAAGGCGAATGGCGTCAACATCATCGGCACCTCACCGGAGAGCATCGAGATCGCCGAGGATCGGAAGCTGTTCGTCAACATCCTCAACAAACTCGGGCTCAAGCAGCCGGACAACCGCACCGCGTTGAGCGAAAATGAAGCGCTCACCAGTGCCGCCGAAATCGGCTATCCGGTGCTCGTGCGCCCCTCGTTCGTGCTCGGCGGCCGCGGCATGTTCATCCTTTACAGCGAAGACGAACTCAAGGCGGTCGTCCGTCAGGTCTTCGACGTCATGCCCGGGAAACCCGTGCTCATCGACAAGTTCCTCGAAGATGCCATCGAGCTTGACGTCGATTGCATCAGCGATGGCGAGACTTCCGTCATCGGCGGCATGTTGGAACACATCGAGTATGCCGGCGTGCACTCGGGTGATGCGGCGATGGTCATGCCTCCGCATACGCTCAACGCCGACATGCTGGCGACCGTCCGCCGTGCCACTTACGCGCTCGCGAAAGAGCTCAACGTCGTCGGCCTGATGAACATCCAGTTCGCCATCAAGGGCGCCCAACTCTACGTCCTCGAGGTCAATCCCCGCGCGTCCCGCACCGTCCCCTTCGTGGCGAAAGCCATTGGCATTCCGCTCGCGAAACTCGCCGCCAAAGTCATGACCGGCGCAAAGCTCAAGGACCTCGGTTTCACGCGCGAACAAACGCCCAGGCACTGGTGTGTGAAGGAGGCCGTGTTTCCCTTCGTCCGCTTCCCTGGTGCGACGATCGCGCTCGGCCCCGAAATGCGCTCCACCGGCGAAGTCATGGGCCTCGACGCCGATCTCGGCGTGGCGTTCGCCAAAGCCCAGGCCGCGGCCAAACCCGGCCTGCCGACCAAGGGCAACGTGTTTCTTTCGGTCAAAGACGCCGACAAGCCGCGGGCCATTGAAATCGCGCGCACCCTCGAACAATTCGGCTTCACCATCTTCTCCACCAGCGGCACCGCTCAGACGCTCCTCGATGCCGGCCTCGCCGTGAAACGCGTGGCCAAGCTCTCCGAGGGCCGCCCGAACACCGTCGACTTGATCAAGAACGGCCAGATCCAGATGGTGATCAACACGCCCAACGGCATGATCCCGCGCCGCGACGAAAACGCCATCCGCTCCGCCGCCTATGCCCACAACGTGTGCATCATGACCACCATCACCGGCGCTGCCGCCGCCGTGGAAGGCATCCGCGCGCTCCGGGAGAAACACGTCGGCGTGAAGCCTATCCAGCAGTATCGCGGCAACGTCGTCGTTGTTTGA